The following are from one region of the Nitrospirota bacterium genome:
- a CDS encoding ABC transporter permease, giving the protein MKSIPLVILSVIVLAVVFAGFLTPYDPVKINLEGIKEGPTLKHPCGTDSLGRDVLCRILYGGRISLGVSFIAAAAALSIGFFVGLVSGFFGGVLDTVLMAIVDLTLSFPSLLLAIGISVLLPPNVFTVMAAISIVGWAAFARLVRGQVLKIKEMPYIEAARSIGAGNGRIIAFYVLPQCLPIAIAMFGLKFSGYILTEASLSFLGLGPQPPIPSWGNMISENRAYLLSEPWMVIFPGLAIALTALCFNLSGDLLFNEKHTGK; this is encoded by the coding sequence GTGAAATCAATCCCTTTAGTGATTCTATCTGTTATAGTGTTGGCCGTGGTATTTGCCGGATTTTTAACTCCATATGATCCGGTTAAGATAAATTTAGAGGGTATCAAAGAGGGCCCGACACTTAAGCACCCATGCGGCACAGACAGCTTAGGACGCGATGTCTTATGCCGCATACTGTACGGCGGGCGGATTTCCCTTGGAGTCTCATTTATTGCAGCAGCAGCAGCATTGTCAATAGGGTTTTTTGTGGGATTAGTCTCAGGGTTTTTTGGCGGTGTGCTGGATACAGTCTTAATGGCTATAGTGGATCTCACGCTTTCTTTCCCATCTCTTTTATTAGCTATAGGAATTTCCGTGCTGTTGCCGCCGAATGTTTTCACTGTGATGGCTGCAATATCAATAGTGGGGTGGGCGGCTTTTGCAAGACTCGTAAGGGGACAGGTGTTAAAGATAAAAGAAATGCCATACATAGAGGCGGCACGCTCAATAGGCGCAGGTAATGGACGTATTATAGCCTTTTATGTGCTGCCTCAGTGTCTGCCGATTGCGATAGCAATGTTTGGATTAAAATTCAGTGGCTACATTCTGACAGAGGCATCGTTAAGTTTTCTTGGGCTTGGGCCTCAGCCTCCGATTCCAAGCTGGGGCAACATGATAAGCGAAAACAGAGCGTATCTGCTCTCTGAGCCGTGGATGGTAATTTTCCCGGGGCTTGCTATTGCCCTTACAGCGCTTTGTTTTAATTTAAGCGGTGATCTCCTGTTTAATGAGAAACACACGGGGAAATAA
- a CDS encoding ABC transporter permease, whose translation MFRFMIKKAAVVVLLVFGITLITFLLINMLPGDPAEGLVGQHAKPEDLQRIRASLGVDRPVILQYAGYVSLIFRGNLGRSYYSNRDVLDEILKKLPNTLALAASAVFLATVLGILFGFIAGLNYGRLPDRLLSTLSLTGMSMPVFWSGLILMLILSLKLKLLPPSGTGGLKFLILPAITLSLPVISSISRITRASVIETIDMPFVKVLKAKGLTAFRINFVHILKNTLIPVITVIGLDFASFLNGAVLTETIFGWDGIGRFTVDGILKRDYPVVLGCIITGTFVFVFINAAVDIIYRYVDPRVRV comes from the coding sequence ATGTTTAGGTTTATGATAAAAAAAGCGGCTGTTGTGGTTTTGTTGGTTTTTGGGATAACCCTTATTACGTTTTTGCTAATAAACATGCTCCCCGGTGACCCAGCCGAAGGGCTTGTCGGTCAGCATGCAAAACCGGAGGATTTACAGCGGATACGAGCCTCTCTGGGAGTTGACAGGCCGGTTATTCTTCAGTATGCAGGGTATGTGAGTCTTATTTTCAGGGGCAATCTTGGCCGCTCCTACTATTCAAACCGTGACGTACTAGATGAGATACTAAAAAAACTTCCAAACACGCTTGCTCTTGCTGCCTCTGCCGTGTTTTTGGCAACAGTTTTGGGAATCCTCTTTGGGTTTATCGCAGGTCTTAACTACGGCAGGTTGCCTGACAGACTGCTTTCCACACTCTCTCTAACCGGTATGAGTATGCCTGTGTTTTGGAGTGGGTTGATTTTAATGTTAATTCTAAGTTTAAAACTAAAACTCCTTCCACCCTCTGGCACGGGCGGTCTAAAATTCCTGATTCTCCCTGCCATAACATTGTCGCTGCCTGTGATTTCCAGTATTTCCAGAATCACACGTGCATCCGTTATCGAAACCATTGACATGCCATTTGTGAAGGTGTTGAAAGCAAAAGGGTTAACTGCTTTCAGAATTAACTTTGTTCACATACTTAAAAACACTCTGATACCGGTTATAACTGTGATAGGGCTTGACTTTGCAAGTTTTCTAAATGGCGCTGTGTTGACAGAGACGATTTTTGGCTGGGACGGTATTGGGCGTTTTACGGTTGATGGCATCTTAAAACGGGACTATCCAGTTGTGTTGGGTTGTATAATAACCGGCACTTTTGTTTTCGTTTTTATCAATGCAGCAGTGGATATTATTTACCGGTACGTTGATCCAAGGGTCAGGGTGTAA
- a CDS encoding response regulator, whose product MKCNVLIVEDEYIIAYDLKMSLMSLGYAVVGVANNAHDAVTFVKTTSVDIVLMDVILSGEFSGLDAAREIYHKYKIPVVYVTGCSGNDIFRSTIETEPFGYLIKPYTEKELFASIEIAKNKNEKI is encoded by the coding sequence ATGAAATGTAATGTCCTGATTGTGGAGGATGAGTACATAATAGCATACGATTTAAAAATGAGTCTGATGTCGTTAGGTTATGCAGTAGTGGGTGTGGCAAATAACGCACATGATGCTGTCACTTTTGTAAAGACTACCTCGGTAGATATAGTTTTAATGGATGTAATACTTTCTGGTGAGTTTAGCGGGTTGGATGCAGCAAGAGAAATATATCATAAATATAAAATCCCTGTGGTTTATGTGACAGGATGCTCAGGCAATGATATATTCAGAAGCACAATAGAAACTGAACCATTTGGTTATCTTATTAAACCATATACTGAAAAGGAACTCTTTGCATCTATAGAAATTGCAAAAAATAAAAATGAGAAGATATAG
- a CDS encoding cysteine--tRNA ligase translates to MKLYNTKTGKKEPLVPIDGNRINIYVCGVTVYDLCHAGHARSAIVFDVLSRYLKYSGFSVTFVKNFTDIDDKIIARAKELGIPWKEVTERFTQAYHEDMAALGVRSADIEPKATEHIEEIKAIISGLIDKGYAYEMDGDVYFEVEKFSGYGSLSKRDLDTMEAGARVAVNEKKRNPMDFALWKASKPDEPSWESPWGPGRPGWHIECSAMSMKYLGTTFDIHGGGADLIFPHHENEIAQSEAFSGKPFVNCWVHNGFITIDKEKMSKSLNNFFTIRDILADFDAEVLRVFMISTHYRSPIEFSPAQLTQTEASIDRYYCTVSRVSEFLNSPSKKEKPSGIEEDFNSFILVTKTNFNEAMDDDLNSALAVGHVFELIREINRYLDKKPSGSRANQLITLALNTLNEIKAVLNIFQKTPEDWYRSVIRTRKIEVTEDSIEKLISERQKARKEKDFAKADEIRKGLEEKGIILEDKPDGTNWRVKI, encoded by the coding sequence ATGAAACTCTATAACACAAAAACCGGTAAAAAAGAACCACTCGTACCGATAGACGGAAACCGGATAAACATATACGTTTGCGGGGTTACGGTCTATGACCTTTGTCATGCCGGACACGCTCGAAGCGCCATAGTGTTTGACGTTCTCAGCAGATATTTGAAGTACAGTGGATTTAGTGTTACGTTTGTTAAAAACTTTACCGATATAGACGACAAAATCATAGCCAGAGCAAAAGAGCTTGGTATTCCATGGAAAGAGGTAACGGAGAGGTTCACACAGGCTTACCACGAGGACATGGCGGCACTGGGTGTCAGGAGTGCCGATATTGAACCAAAAGCCACAGAGCATATAGAAGAGATTAAGGCAATAATATCCGGATTGATAGACAAAGGGTATGCGTATGAGATGGACGGGGATGTCTATTTTGAAGTTGAGAAGTTTTCTGGTTACGGTAGTCTTTCAAAGCGTGATTTGGACACAATGGAGGCAGGGGCGCGTGTTGCTGTAAATGAGAAAAAGCGAAATCCTATGGACTTTGCACTGTGGAAAGCCTCAAAACCTGATGAGCCCTCATGGGAAAGTCCGTGGGGCCCAGGCCGCCCTGGTTGGCACATTGAATGCAGCGCTATGTCTATGAAATACCTGGGGACAACATTTGATATTCACGGAGGTGGCGCAGATTTAATCTTTCCTCATCATGAAAACGAAATTGCCCAGTCTGAGGCTTTTAGCGGTAAACCTTTTGTTAACTGCTGGGTTCACAATGGTTTTATAACAATAGACAAAGAAAAAATGTCAAAATCACTCAATAATTTTTTTACAATCCGTGACATTCTTGCTGACTTTGATGCTGAGGTCTTAAGGGTCTTTATGATTTCAACCCACTACAGAAGTCCTATAGAGTTTTCACCAGCTCAGCTTACCCAAACCGAAGCCTCTATAGACAGGTACTATTGCACAGTGTCACGAGTTTCCGAGTTTTTAAATTCTCCTTCAAAAAAGGAAAAACCATCCGGCATTGAAGAGGATTTTAATAGTTTTATTTTAGTAACAAAAACCAACTTTAATGAGGCAATGGACGATGACCTTAACAGCGCTCTTGCAGTTGGCCACGTATTTGAGCTGATTCGTGAAATTAACCGTTACCTTGATAAAAAACCATCCGGCAGCCGAGCTAATCAGCTGATAACCCTTGCTCTGAACACACTTAATGAGATAAAAGCCGTTTTAAATATCTTTCAAAAAACACCGGAGGACTGGTACCGTTCTGTTATAAGGACAAGGAAAATAGAAGTTACAGAGGACTCAATTGAAAAACTAATAAGTGAGCGGCAAAAAGCCAGAAAAGAAAAAGATTTTGCTAAAGCTGATGAAATAAGAAAAGGGCTTGAGGAAAAGGGCATAATACTTGAGGATAAACCTGATGGCACCAACTGGAGAGTTAAAATTTAG
- the cysE gene encoding serine O-acetyltransferase: MFLEIKEDFKSLLQKDPAVKGVLDVILNHSGFHAVVIYRIVHRLYNSGPVLLARFISTAGRFLTGVEIHPAARIAPGFVIDHGMGVVVGETTEIGEGCLIYQGVTLGGTGKERGKRHPTLGKYVVVGAGAKVLGPIEIGDFVKIGANSVVLNSVPAHSIVVGVPGKIVKDKQHIETELTDALDHNYLPDPVERRLYNMEQLINELQKKLESKNDGIGKT; this comes from the coding sequence ATTTTTCTTGAAATAAAAGAAGACTTTAAGTCGCTGTTGCAAAAGGACCCTGCCGTTAAGGGTGTTTTAGATGTAATTTTAAATCACTCAGGATTTCACGCAGTAGTCATCTACAGGATAGTCCACAGGTTATATAACTCAGGGCCAGTACTGTTAGCGCGGTTTATATCCACGGCAGGGAGATTTCTGACGGGAGTTGAGATCCATCCGGCAGCTCGTATTGCCCCCGGATTTGTAATAGATCATGGTATGGGGGTAGTAGTTGGAGAGACAACTGAGATAGGGGAGGGGTGTCTGATTTATCAGGGTGTGACTTTGGGAGGAACCGGTAAGGAGCGGGGAAAGCGTCATCCGACCCTTGGCAAATACGTGGTAGTGGGCGCAGGAGCAAAAGTGCTTGGGCCAATAGAGATAGGAGATTTCGTTAAAATCGGAGCAAACTCCGTTGTGTTAAACTCAGTGCCAGCGCACAGCATAGTGGTTGGAGTGCCCGGTAAAATTGTTAAAGACAAACAGCACATTGAAACTGAATTAACGGATGCCCTTGACCACAACTATTTGCCCGATCCGGTAGAAAGGAGACTTTACAATATGGAGCAGTTAATTAATGAACTCCAAAAAAAGCTTGAATCAAAAAACGATGGGATTGGGAAAACATGA
- a CDS encoding type II toxin-antitoxin system RelE/ParE family toxin: MSYSIKIEREAYKSLSKVPKAERIKIIDTIDNLKNNSETGKQLKGKFKELKSIRVGDYRIIYKTIQIESLILIVKIDHRRNAYR; the protein is encoded by the coding sequence ATGAGTTACTCAATAAAGATTGAGAGGGAAGCTTATAAGTCATTATCTAAAGTTCCAAAAGCAGAGAGAATAAAAATTATAGATACAATTGATAATTTAAAAAATAATAGTGAAACAGGAAAGCAGTTAAAAGGTAAATTTAAGGAACTAAAATCTATAAGAGTTGGCGATTATAGAATAATTTATAAAACAATACAAATTGAGTCTTTAATTTTAATTGTAAAGATTGACCATAGAAGGAATGCTTACAGATAG
- a CDS encoding ribbon-helix-helix domain-containing protein — translation MTVTLEPVSVSIDSILLQKLDNLAKNTNSSKSLIIQEAIEYYLEEIADFDSAFEILNNPNSEYLNWESVKDELLNKD, via the coding sequence ATGACGGTAACTTTAGAGCCTGTATCGGTTAGCATTGATTCCATTTTGTTGCAAAAACTTGATAATTTAGCTAAAAATACAAATAGCTCAAAAAGCCTGATAATACAGGAAGCTATCGAGTATTATCTTGAGGAAATAGCAGATTTTGATAGTGCTTTTGAAATTCTTAATAACCCAAATTCTGAGTATCTGAATTGGGAGTCGGTTAAGGATGAGTTACTCAATAAAGATTGA
- a CDS encoding inositol monophosphatase yields the protein MNFYNLEISDLRAIGKALLEMVPLYRFAEGSEDVLKVGAGGDKTFKMDEKAEDIIITHLESLGGAFTVISEEIGKKEINGGGLRILIDPIDGSKNAVTGLPMFCTSIAVLEGDKVGSVVMGYIINLISGDEFWALKGQGAYLNGRPVMTRPGDDVSVILYESQNPGKDLSVLLPLFSLCYRTRCFGATALNLAYLSMGAVSVFVTPSMSRTFDYAAGYLLVKEAGGIVTDIRNQPIEDIEIGVKKSNTILASANESIHKKALTALGVV from the coding sequence ATGAATTTTTACAATTTGGAGATAAGTGACTTAAGGGCGATAGGCAAGGCGCTTCTTGAGATGGTACCATTGTACAGGTTTGCTGAGGGCTCTGAAGATGTCCTTAAGGTAGGAGCAGGCGGCGATAAGACTTTCAAAATGGATGAAAAAGCAGAGGACATAATAATCACACATTTAGAGAGTCTGGGGGGAGCGTTTACCGTAATTTCTGAGGAAATCGGGAAAAAGGAAATAAACGGCGGAGGCTTGCGGATTCTAATTGATCCCATTGACGGATCTAAAAATGCTGTAACCGGCCTCCCCATGTTTTGTACCTCAATAGCCGTGCTTGAGGGCGACAAGGTTGGCAGTGTTGTAATGGGCTATATAATAAACCTGATTAGCGGAGACGAATTTTGGGCTCTTAAAGGGCAGGGCGCATACCTAAACGGCAGACCCGTCATGACCCGCCCCGGAGATGATGTCAGTGTTATCTTATATGAGTCTCAGAACCCTGGCAAAGACCTATCTGTGCTTTTGCCTTTGTTTTCACTATGTTACAGAACGCGTTGTTTTGGAGCTACAGCGTTAAACCTTGCGTATCTATCCATGGGAGCGGTTAGTGTCTTTGTGACTCCGTCCATGTCAAGAACTTTTGACTATGCCGCAGGTTATCTTTTGGTTAAAGAGGCGGGAGGGATTGTAACCGACATAAGAAACCAGCCCATTGAAGACATAGAAATCGGAGTTAAAAAATCAAATACAATCCTTGCCTCCGCCAATGAGAGTATTCATAAAAAAGCACTTACTGCGCTTGGAGTTGTTTAA
- a CDS encoding YajQ family cyclic di-GMP-binding protein, which produces MADEYSFDVGCKVDMQEVLNAINQALKEISQRFDFKGSKSTIELDKGKQVLTIASDDEFKLNSVKDILESKLVKRNVVLKTISYGKVEQAAGGSVRQVANFQQGIPIEKAKEVVKLVKDMKLKVNAEIQGDTVRIKGKKKDELQAVIAAIKERDFGIFVEVGNYR; this is translated from the coding sequence ATGGCTGATGAGTATTCATTTGATGTTGGCTGCAAGGTGGACATGCAAGAGGTGTTAAACGCTATAAATCAGGCGTTAAAGGAAATATCCCAGCGTTTTGACTTTAAGGGCAGCAAGAGCACGATTGAACTGGATAAGGGTAAACAGGTTTTGACAATTGCATCTGATGACGAGTTTAAACTAAACAGCGTTAAGGATATTCTGGAGTCCAAACTTGTCAAGCGTAATGTGGTGCTGAAAACGATTAGTTACGGCAAGGTGGAACAGGCTGCAGGGGGCAGTGTGCGGCAGGTTGCCAATTTTCAACAGGGTATCCCTATAGAAAAAGCCAAAGAGGTGGTTAAACTTGTTAAGGATATGAAACTAAAGGTTAACGCTGAGATTCAGGGAGATACAGTCAGAATCAAGGGGAAGAAAAAAGACGAACTACAGGCTGTAATAGCTGCTATCAAGGAAAGAGATTTTGGGATATTTGTTGAGGTTGGGAATTACAGATAA
- a CDS encoding tetratricopeptide repeat protein — translation MKVKDKKKKNKYPATGKSQVNRPLNDKAEEYKWLNIFNSTDIIVFFIATLSFLVFFQVRSFDFVNFDDTKYVTENAFVQKGLSLAAIKWAFSTSSSDYWQPLTWITHLFDCTIYGMNPGGHHITSLILHVLNTVLVFFVFEKITGLRNKAAIIAALFAVHPAHVESVAWVSERKDVLYAFFWFLSLLAYNHYVTAPSVKRYLIVLFAFACSLMSKPMAITFPVIVLLLDVWPFGRLNKGNVLRLIIEKIPFLAFSVATSIFTFFAQRAVGTLAPVEMISVGTRLKNVLISYLSYLQIAFVPINLAAMYQFSFNLSTTKAVLSLVLMLLISAFAVFTLFGYKSFKPKPFIFTGWFWFVITLLPVIGFIQVGPQAMADRYTYIPYIGIFIILVMMWPDTFFENKLKKYAVYLLSVSVILVLSLLSYRQTSYWKNTITLFDHAVSVTKDNFIAHNSLGASLAQAGRFNESLPHLREAITLNPTFFEAYVNLGNVLFTLKKPHDAANIYKKAIELNPKSALAYNGYGVAVLNIGDDENSFKEAVEAFKKALTIDPNFMPARMNLELAIKDKGPRH, via the coding sequence ATGAAAGTTAAAGACAAAAAGAAAAAAAATAAATATCCTGCCACAGGGAAAAGTCAGGTGAATCGTCCGTTAAACGATAAAGCGGAGGAATACAAATGGCTAAACATATTTAATTCCACAGATATAATTGTTTTTTTTATAGCCACGTTATCTTTTCTTGTTTTTTTTCAGGTCAGATCTTTTGATTTTGTTAATTTTGATGATACAAAGTATGTAACGGAAAACGCTTTTGTGCAAAAGGGGCTGTCACTTGCGGCAATAAAATGGGCGTTTTCCACATCGTCCTCCGACTACTGGCAGCCGCTTACATGGATTACCCATCTTTTTGATTGTACGATTTACGGCATGAATCCTGGCGGACATCACATTACAAGTTTAATTTTACACGTGTTAAACACTGTGCTGGTGTTTTTTGTATTTGAAAAAATCACTGGGTTGCGTAACAAGGCCGCTATAATTGCTGCATTGTTTGCAGTGCATCCGGCTCATGTGGAATCAGTGGCATGGGTGTCGGAGAGAAAGGATGTTCTTTATGCTTTTTTTTGGTTTTTGTCATTACTTGCCTATAACCACTATGTGACAGCGCCCTCAGTTAAGCGTTATTTAATTGTTCTGTTTGCGTTTGCATGTTCCTTAATGTCTAAGCCTATGGCTATAACGTTTCCTGTAATTGTTCTACTGTTAGATGTCTGGCCATTTGGCAGGCTTAACAAAGGCAATGTCTTGCGATTAATTATAGAAAAAATACCTTTTTTGGCCTTTTCTGTTGCGACCTCAATCTTTACTTTTTTTGCACAAAGGGCAGTTGGTACACTTGCTCCGGTAGAGATGATATCTGTGGGAACCCGTCTCAAAAATGTCCTTATCTCATACCTCAGCTACTTGCAGATAGCATTCGTGCCTATAAATCTGGCTGCCATGTACCAATTTTCTTTTAATCTTTCAACTACAAAAGCTGTGCTGTCCCTCGTTCTAATGCTGCTTATTTCTGCTTTTGCGGTGTTTACATTGTTTGGCTATAAGTCATTTAAACCGAAACCTTTTATCTTTACAGGGTGGTTTTGGTTTGTTATAACTCTGCTTCCGGTCATTGGTTTCATACAGGTAGGCCCGCAGGCTATGGCAGACAGATACACGTACATCCCATACATTGGTATTTTTATAATTCTCGTTATGATGTGGCCAGATACTTTTTTTGAAAATAAACTTAAAAAATATGCAGTGTACTTATTGTCCGTATCTGTGATTCTGGTCTTATCACTTTTATCGTACCGGCAAACAAGTTATTGGAAAAACACGATAACGCTCTTTGACCATGCGGTTTCAGTTACAAAGGATAATTTCATAGCCCATAACAGCTTGGGGGCATCTTTGGCTCAGGCAGGCAGATTTAACGAAAGTTTGCCGCACCTGCGCGAGGCGATTACCCTCAATCCAACATTTTTTGAGGCTTATGTAAACCTTGGTAATGTGCTTTTTACGCTAAAAAAGCCGCATGATGCTGCAAATATCTATAAGAAAGCAATAGAGTTAAATCCCAAAAGTGCTTTGGCCTATAACGGTTATGGTGTTGCTGTTTTAAACATCGGTGATGATGAGAACTCTTTCAAAGAAGCTGTGGAGGCATTTAAGAAAGCTCTCACTATTGATCCTAACTTTATGCCGGCGCGGATGAATCTTGAGTTAGCCATTAAGGATAAAGGGCCGCGACACTAA
- a CDS encoding ATP-binding cassette domain-containing protein — protein sequence MVISVRNVHKSFGRVKAVDGLSFDVEESICFALLGPNGAGKTTMMKMIYGKAGCDNCPDTVLNVLGYDPRQNPLEIKYLSGVVPQDDNLDVEMNVIENLLIFAGFYGIPRKAARARIEELLEVMELSEKGKSRIRELSGGMKRRLMIARALINNPRLLILDEPTTGLDPQVRHLIWDKLRQMKRRNITIVLTTHYMEEAFQISDKLIIMHSGRKMIEGNPKKLLDDTLEKYVLEIHDSSVVKDVESILRGTTYRKDASREVINLYSDDLKALESAAKPVNVGQYFIRNSNLEDLFLKITGRTLNDEQ from the coding sequence ATGGTGATAAGTGTAAGGAATGTGCATAAGAGTTTTGGCAGGGTTAAGGCGGTAGATGGCTTAAGTTTTGACGTTGAGGAGTCAATCTGCTTTGCCCTCCTTGGCCCAAACGGGGCCGGTAAAACCACTATGATGAAAATGATTTACGGTAAGGCTGGTTGCGACAACTGTCCTGACACGGTGCTAAATGTGCTTGGGTATGATCCCCGCCAAAACCCTCTTGAGATAAAATATCTGTCCGGTGTTGTCCCGCAAGACGACAACCTGGATGTTGAAATGAACGTTATAGAAAATCTGCTGATATTTGCCGGTTTTTACGGTATTCCACGCAAGGCGGCGCGAGCGCGTATTGAAGAGCTGCTTGAGGTAATGGAGCTTTCTGAAAAGGGTAAATCGCGAATCCGGGAGCTTTCCGGCGGTATGAAAAGACGCCTTATGATTGCCCGCGCTCTGATTAATAACCCGCGCCTTCTGATTCTTGATGAACCCACAACCGGACTTGACCCACAGGTGCGCCACCTTATATGGGATAAACTCCGCCAGATGAAAAGAAGAAACATCACAATAGTTTTGACCACACACTACATGGAGGAGGCGTTTCAGATTAGCGACAAACTGATAATCATGCACAGCGGACGAAAAATGATAGAGGGTAATCCCAAAAAGCTTCTTGACGACACGCTGGAAAAGTATGTACTTGAGATTCATGACAGTAGCGTTGTTAAAGATGTGGAAAGCATCCTCCGCGGGACTACTTACAGAAAAGATGCCTCCCGTGAGGTCATAAATCTCTATAGCGATGACCTGAAAGCTCTTGAGTCCGCTGCAAAACCAGTTAATGTGGGGCAATATTTTATCAGAAACTCAAACCTTGAAGACCTGTTTTTAAAGATTACCGGACGAACCCTAAACGATGAACAATGA